The window TAACGTTACTGTGAATATTGACAATTCAGTCGGCGAAGAATGGCTGAAATGGATGCGCGATAAACATATTCCTGATGTTCTGAAAACAGGAATGTTCAGTAAAAGTTCCATCTTGAAAGTGATGGGAGATGAAGATTCGGGCGGACAAACGTATTCGATACAATATACGTGTGAATCACTTTCCGTTTATGAACGATATGAAAAGGAGTTTGCTCCCGCGCTTCGCGACGAACACAACAAGAAGTACAAAGATAAATTTGTTGCTTTTCGCACATTGCTAGAAGTGATTCAATGACGCGTTTCTTTCTGCTTTTTTTATTCGTTTTTAAGTATTCTTATAGTCAGGCTCAGGAAAGCAGGGAGCGTCTGATCGTAAACAACATGATTGCTGCCTGTAAGTCGATGCGGACGGGTACATTTATTTTGAAATCAACGGAGCGTTTAAGGGACGGGCAATTGCATGAAAGTGAGATTTTGGTGAAACAGCAAACTCACCCACGAAATCTTTATTTGTACTGTATCTATCCAAATCCCGGAGCGGAAGCATTGTGGAGGGAAAATCTGATGGAGGAGAAGATGCTGATCAACCCGAATGGATTCCCTTATGTAAATCTGAAACTCAGTCCATATTCAGCACTGATAAGAAAGGAAACGCATCATACTGTTCATGAACTTGGATTTGACTACCTGATGAACCTGATTGGTTATTATACCAAACAACTCGGACCGGATTTTTATTCATATCTGAATATTTTAGACACTGTTACCTGGGAAAAAAGATCCTGTATCCGCTTAACATTTGATTACACAGATTACAAGACCCTCGATTATACAGTAAAAATTGGCGAAAACATAACATCGATTGCACTGAAGCTGCATCTCAATGATTTTTCAATTTTGCTTTTAAATCCTGCTGCAAAAAATTATGACGATGTACAACCCGGTCAGGTGATTCGCATCCCTAATTTTTATTGTCGGAAAATAATATTTACCATTGATCGGATCCATTGGCTCCCTTTAAAGCAGGAAGTATATGATGAATCCGGTTTGTATGAGCAATATGAGTTTTTAAGTTTTGTTCTGGATCCTGTAATTACTCCAATGGAGTTCAGTCCGGATTATGACAAGTATAAATTCTAAAGAATGTTCATGCTCAGCTATTGATTCCGTAACTTCACACCATGCATCAGGTAAGGGCTAAAAAACATCTCGGTCAGCATTTTCTGAAAGATCCCGAAATCGGAAAGAAAATTGTTGATTCTCTTGAAGGGAATTACAAGTATGTTCTGGAGATTGGTCCGGGTATGGGTATCCTTTCGCAATTTTTATTTGAGCACAAAGAATACGAAACTTACCTGATTGACATTGATCCGGAATCGATCAGTTATTTGCGTGAGCATTTTCCATTCAGACAGGACAGGATCATTGAAGGAGATTTTTTGCAATTTGATTTGCTGAAGAAGTTTGATCAGCCGGTGGCCATCATCGGGAATTTCCCTTATAATATTTCTACTCAAATTCTTTTCAGGGTTCTTGAGTTTAAGGATCACATCCCCGAAGTAGTAGGTATGTTTCAAAAAGAAGTTGCCGAAAGAATTGCCTCTGGCCCGGGAAACAGGGATTATGGAATTCTGAGTGTTTTGATGCAGATGTATTATGATGTTGAATTGTTATTTGTTCTCAATCAGGAAGATTTCCAGCCACCACCAAAAGTAAAATCAGCGATTTTACATTTTGTTTTAAAGCCCGGTTTCAAACCGGATTGTGATGAGAAGTTGTTTAAACGAGTGGTCAAAGTTGCATTCAATCAGAGAAGAAAAACTTTACGTAATGCATTGTCTGCAATGGTAGACAAAAATAAGATGTCAGACCTTCCATTCCTGGAATTAAGAGCCGAGCGACTAAGCTGGCAGGACTTTGTAGTCTTGACAAATGCAATTGCAAAAATTCAGCACACATAATTTAAAGATCTTTTTAAATGAAAGTACTGTTTATTGATACGGTTCATCCTCTATTGTGGGAATCACTCACTGCTGAGGGTTTTGACTGTGCTGAAGGATACACTTTATCTCGTGAAGAAATAATAAAGTTGATACCGGATTTCGACGGAATTGTCATTCGCAGTAGAATAATAATTGACAGGGAAGTTTTGGATGCCGCCAGGAAACTGCGTTTCATTGCCCGTGCAGGAGCAGGAATGGAAAATATAGATGTTAAATATGCAAGCTCGAAGAATATTCTTTGTCTCAATTCACCGGAAGGTAACAGGGATGCTGTAGGAGAGCATGTGATCGGGATGTTGCTGGCATTGATGAACAATCTTTTAATTGCCGACAAACAAGTTCGGGATGGATTGTGGTTGCGTGAAGAAAACCGCGGACATGAGCTGGGATCGAAAACTGTAGGGATCATAGGATACGGAAATATGGGCCGAAGTTTTGCAAAGAAATTAGCCGGATTTGGTTGCCGTGTAATTGCCTATGATAAGTACATATCAGGTTTTTCGGCAGCAGGTGTAGAGGAAGCCGACATGGACACAATCTTTAATGAAACGGATGTACTTAGTTTGCATGTACCACTTGCGTCTGACACAATGAAAATGGTGAATGATGAATATATTTCCCGTTTCAGGAAGAGTATATATATCGTCAATTCTGCCAGAGGTGGTTGTGTAGAAACAAGGGATCTTGTGAAGCATCTGAAATCCGGCAAAGTACTTGGAGCATGTCTGGATGTGTTGGAATATGAAGACAGTTCTTTTGAGAAGTTCAGGATAAGGAATTCTGAATTCGAACATTCAGATACCTGGCAATATCTCATTCATTCTGAAAAAGTGATTTTATCTCCGCATATTGCCGGCTGGACCATGGAATCCAATGAGAAATTATCCCGGGTACTTTTCGATAAAATCATGCTGATTCCGAAGTCTTAACACGGATTTGATGCATATGGCATGCATAGTTTAAGTTGAAAACCGGATTTGAATGCTCAATTGTAGTGTCATTCACATTTGAAAATATATTCTCACTTTAAGAGCGGATTTTTTTCTGATTTTTGTACTTTGCAACAATAAATTTATCCCCTAAGCCTTGTAAATTCAGTAAATATCATGTCATTCTTTTTAAAATTTGAAAAGATCCGCTTGTTTGTAATCCTGATCACATTGGGATTATTAACAAGTTCCAATATTATCGGCAAGCCGGGTAGTGAAATTCAATCAACACATGATGGAGGATGTCTTGTCACAATTACTCAATCAGACACTACAATTTGTGATGGTGCACAACTGACTCTGGGGGTAAGCGGAGTGTTTGTAGGCTATTCGTGGTCTACAGGTGAAACTACAGCAACAATTGATGTGTCGCCATCCGTACTCACTATTTATACTGTCACAGTAGATGATGGCGTGAGTACCTGTACAGATGCTGTTCAAATTACTGTTGCTCCGGTATACTCAAGCCAGGTGAATGCGTCTATTTGCCAGGGAACCACATACCAACTTCCTGACGGGCAATTTGTGAATTCAGCAGGAACTTACCCTGTAACACTCTCATCAATTCATGGTTGTGATTCGGTGATCAGTACTGTTCTGAGTATTCGGCCAACTTATTCGATTACACAAAATGCTCACATTTGCCAGGGTGCCAGCTATACATTGCCAAACGGTCAATCCGCGACTACTTCCGGATCATATGTAGTCACTTTGCCAACAGTCACCGGTTGTGATTCCACGATTACAACCAACCTTGTTGTATATCCAGTTTATAGTTCGAATGTGAATGCTTCGGTTTGCCAGGGTACAAATTACACTCTGCCCAATGGTACAATTGTAACAACAGCTGGCACTTACCCGGTTACACTCTCTACTATAAACGGATGCGATTCTCTCATTACAACCATTCTGGCGGTGAAGCCAACTTATTCGTCTACTATCAATGCATCAATTTGCCAGGGAAGCAGCTATACTTTGCCTAACAATCAGTCGGTAAGTACCGCCGGAACTTATCCGGTAACTTTACAAACTGTTGGGAATTGTGACTCAGTGATCACGACTAATTTAACAGTTAAACCTACTTATTCTATATCCAGGAATGCTGCGATATGCCAGGGAAGCAGCTATACACTTCCGAATGGTTCTGTTGTGAGTACAGCAGGAGTGTTTCCAACACTTTTACAAACCACCGGAGCTTGTGATTCGCTGATCACAACAACACTTACTGTTAACCCTACCTACAGCGTTTCCAGAAGCGCTTCTATCTGCCAGGGTTCGAGTTTTGTTTTGCCAAACGGACAATCTGTTACAACGGCGGGAATTTATCCTGTAACGCTTCCTTCTGTTTCAAATTGTGATTCGGTAGTGACCACAACACTTACGATTAACCCTACATATTCATTGTCGAGAAATGCAGTGATATGTCAGGGTGCTAGTTTTGTTTTGCCGAATGGTCAATCGGTGAATACTTCAGGTACGTATCCTGTCACCTTGCAAACTATAGACAATTGTGATTCTGTCATCACGACTACATTGGTTGTAAAACCTACTTATACTATCACACGAAACGAATCTATTTGCCAGGGTGAAAATCTTGTTTTACCAAATGGTCAGATTGTAAATACCGCCGGAAGCTACCCTGTTGTATTGTTTACAATTTTTGGTTGTGATTCTGTTATTACTACAAACCTTACAATAAATCCAGCTTATCATATTACGAGAAATGCATCCATCTGCCAGGGTGATAGCTACACTTTACCCGGTGGAACAGTTGTAACATCTGCTGGAAGTTATCCTGTGGCATTCCAAACGTTCAATGGATGTGATTCTATTGTTACGACTAACCTCACAGTGAACCCGGTCTTTACGGTCAGCTATAATGTATCCATTTGTCAGGGAAGTTCTTATACACTTCCGAACGGACAAGTAGTGACTACTGCCGGAACGTACCCGGTTATGCTTGGCACTACAGCCGGATGTGACTCGATGGTCACTGTGAACCTTTCTGTTGGACAAACCATTGTAAACACCCTGAATGCTTCGATTTGTCAGGGAGACTCATACATTTTGCCGAACGGACAGGTTGTAAGCCAGTCCGGAAATTATCCGATTACGTATCAGACCCCAACCGGATGTGATTCTACGGTGCTTACTGTTTTATCTGTTTTTCCGAACTACTCAAATTCGCAGAGTGGAGTGATCTGTCAGGGGGATTTCTTTACACTTCCGGATGGACAACAGGTTACTACATCAGGTACTTATGTGGTGACATTGGCGGCTGTAGGGGGATGTGATTCAACCATTACTACAAATCTTACTGTTTACCCAACTTTCAGAAGCAATACTTCTCAATCTATTTGCCAGGGCAAATCAGTTACACTTCCGGATGGAACAGTGGTTAGTACTCCTGGTACGTATGTCACAGCATTCCAGACAGTGAATGGTTGCGACAGTTCATATTCACTTGTACTTACAGTTATTCCGCCTCCTACGTTTTCATTCAATGTGGATGCCTGCCAGGGAGAAACATATTTACTTCCTGATGGAACACCTATTACTGTTTCAGGTACGTATATCAGTACATTGGATGATGTAAATGGATGCGATAGTCTCGTTTTCACCTTTGCTACATTTCATGGGTTTACAGCTCCCGTTATCAGTGGAAGCAGTTCGGTAAATGCCTTTGATGGAGCAGGTTATTCTGTCGCGGAGATTCCCGGACATTTTTATACCTGGACTGTAACCGGTGGAACTATTTCATCCTGGAATGGTGGAGATAGTATCTATGTAAACTGGCATGGAATGGGAACAGGTTTGGTGATCGTTACTGAATCAGATTCGCAGTGCGAATATTCAGATACACTGGTTGTAAATGTCGGTCCGGTAGGGATTCCTGATTATGCTGCAGAATATGAAATTCAGTTATTTCCAAATCCCACTTCCGGAAAATGCAAACTGACCTGGAAGGGTTCAGGTGCTGTACGTTCAATCCTTGTCCATGATATTGCTGGACAGGTGATCAGTCGTTATGATGATATTGATGGAATGGAAGCTGAATTGAACATCCTGGATATCGCAGCCGGGCTTTATTTTGTGGAGCTCACCGGACCTGCAATTCGACTTTCTTTGCCTTTAATCAGACAGTAAGAATTTATTATTTTAATTCTTTGAGAACAACCTGGGCTGTTTGCCGACTGCGTTGTTCGAGTAGAACTTTTTTTCCTTTTGTCAGTTGTTCTATAGTGGAAGGGTAATAGTGTCTTACGGTCACCAGCATCAGGTCTTCGTTGTATAGCACTCTGAAATCTTTCTGCAATTCGATCAGGAGTTCAGGGATTTTAAAAGGATCATTATCCACACAAACTGAAAAACTGATGGCTGAATTCTGCATCAGGTTAATTTTAATTTTCAGATCAGCGAACAGTCCGAATATTTTGTGAAGGCTGGCTTCTGCGATGAAGGAAAAGTCTTTCGCTGAAATTGATATCAGCAATTGAGATGGCTTATAAATGAAACAAGGTACCAGAGGTTTTGTCGCCTGGTAATTACCAACGCTGGTGCCTTTTTCATTTGGAGCCTTGAATGAACATACACGCAAAGGGATGTGTTTGTTTTCGAGTGGCTTTATGGTTTTGGGATGGATAACTGTTGCTCCGTAATAAGTCAATTCGATGGCGTCATGGTAACTCACTTGCTCAAGCTTCACTGAGTCCTGAGAATAGCGAGGATCAGCGCTGAGAACTCCGGGCACATCTTTCCAGACGATCATTTCTTTTGCATCCAGGCAATAGGAGAATATAGCCGCTGTGTAATCCGAACCTTCGCGACCAAGAGTAGTTGTGAAGTTTTCAGAAGTAGCGCCGATAAATCCCTGGGTGAGGATGATATTATTATCTGCATGCAATTGCGGTATTCTGTTTCGGATTAATTGACCAGTCAGTTCCCAGTTCACTTTCGCTTCTCTGTAAGTATTGTCTGTTTGCAAAACATCCCGTACATCCAGCCATGCATTCGCGATTCCAAAAGAGCTCAGGTATGCACTGATGATTTTTGTACTCATTAGTTCTCCCTGTGCAACAATTTGATCATAGGAGAATCCATAACCTCTGGAAGGAGGTTCTTCAGTCGCCCAATCTATTTCAACAAGACAATTTTCAAGATCGTGGCGTAGTGAATGGTTTTCCGGAAAGCCGAGATCGTCAACAATTGAAAAATGAAATTTTCTTATTTCGTCAATATAATTTTTGAGTTCAGGATCCTGATTATAATAAGCATGAACAACTTTTTCAAGCGCGTTAGTCATTTTACCCATGGCGGAAATAACCACAATGAGACGCTCTTTTTTATGAAGGGAAAGTATTGAGGCAACATTTTTTACGGACTCTGCATCTTTTACCGAAGCACCGCCGAATTTGAAAACTTTCATAGGGAGAATAAGAGAATCTTGATTTTAAATATTCTGGTAAATTAATGCATTACAAAAGCTGAAATGTTTTGCATTTCAGGGTTTGTAATTATAAATCTGTTCATCGCTCATTTTACAGTCAAGCCATTCCGCTTCAATGCTGGCGCCGACTTTTTTATAGAAATCTATTGCCGGAGTGTTCCAGTCGAGCACCTGCCAGTGAACCTGTTTCGCGTCAGCTTTTTGCGCTTCCAGCATAAAAGCGTCAAGTAATTTTTTTCCGATGCCTTTTCCTCTGAGCTTTTCTGTAACGATGAGATCGTCGAGATACAATCCTTTTCCTTTCCAGGTGGAGTATTTGATGTAATACAAAGCAATGCCGGCAATTTCCTTGTTTACTTCCGCGACATAAAATTCAAATACAGGATGGGGTCCAAAGCCATCCGTTTCCATATCCGCAATGGTGTTGGTAACGGCATCCGGAGCCTTTTCAAAATCCGCCAATTCATAAACTAACCGGAGTACATCCGATAAGTCTTCCTTTCTTCCTTTTCTGATAATGATTTCGTCCATCCTAAGCCTGTTAAATAAATTTGATGATTAATTTTAAATCAATACAATTCCCTCACCCGGATAGTGTGTTTCACCTTTTTCAATTCCTCCATCGCTTTCGCGGAAGTCTTTTTGTCGACATCCAGAACAACATAACCAATTTGGTTATTCGTCTTGAGATACTGACCGAGAATGTTCACATTCAGATGAGATAATTTTCCATTGATTTCTCCGAGTACACCGGGTACATTTTTGTGAATGTGTAATAAGCGGTGTGCATCGTACTGCACAGGTAAACTCAATGCCGGAACAGAAAGAGAACCGGTAGTGGATCCTGTTTCTAAAAAGCTGATTAATTTTCCGGCCACATCAAGGCCAATATTTTCCTGCGCTTCGGCTGTGGAACCACCTATATGCGGGGTAAGAATAACATTGCTGAGTCCCTGCAGCGGAGAAACAAATGGGTCCTTATTGCTCTTGGGTTCGCTTGGGAATACATCCACGGCAAAACCGCCGAGCTTTCCTGAATCAATTGATTTCTTCACTGCCGGAATATCCACAACATCACCGCGGCTGTAATTGATAAGGCAGGCTCCTTTTTTCATCTTCGCGAGACGCTGATCGTTGATGAGATTTTTTGTTGTCGACAGTCCTGGAACATGCAACGTAACGATATCAGACTGCTTCAATAATTCATCCAGTGTTTTTACGGAACTAGCGTTACCGAGAGAAAGTTTTGGTTCTACATCATAAAAGATCACTTTCATTCCCATATTTTCCGCCAGCACGGAAACCTGTGAACCAATATGTCCATAGCCGACGATGCCCAGTGTTTTTCCGCGTACTTCAAAACTCCCGCTGGCTTCTTTCAGCCATTCTCCACGATGAGCGGCATCATTTTTTTCAATCACTCTGCGCATCAGATTGATGCAATGCGCGATAACGAGCTCCGCGACAGAGCGGGTATTCGAAAAAGGTGAATTGAAAACAGCGATGCCATTTTCAATAGCGGAATTCATATCGATCTGGTTAGTGCCAATGCAAAACGCACCGATACCCAGTAAACGTGAGCCTGCAGCAATTATTTCTTTCGTTAGTTGTGTTTTTGAACGGATCCCGAGCAGATGAACCTGGCTGATTTTTTTCTTCAGATCAGCATCGCTCAGAGCAGCAGATATAGTCTCAATATCGGTATAGCCATGGTCCTTGAATAGTTTTAAAGAAGCAGGGTGGACACCCTCAAGCAGCAGAATTTTTATTTTTTCTTTTGGAAAAGTTGTGGATTTACTCATATTCTGGATCAGAAATTTAATTGCGGAGGAATTGCTTTTTGGGCTTTTTGCATTCCATTTCAGGGCAATTTTGAATAGATGCCCTGTGGGCGAAGATAATTGATTTCAACGGCTTAAATAATAGGTTCCTGCAATTGAAAATCAACATTTTTGAGTGATTTTAGTCACTGAAATTCAGGAAATGTCCGATCAATTCTTAGCTTTGCCCTAATCATTTCTGAAAAATATGAACAAAGTAACCACCCTCGGCCAGTTTATTATTGAACGTCAGACAGATTTCCCTTATGCAAAAGGCGAGTTATCCCGCCTCCTGAGAGATATTGGTATTGCCGCTAAAATTGTGAACCGGGAAGTGAATAAAGCCGGACTGGTGGATATTCTTGGAGAATTCGGTACCGTCAATGTGCAGGGAGAAAAAGTAAAGAAACTGGATGTGTACGCCAATGAACAATTTATCGCGGCCCTAAGTGCCGGTGGAGAAACCTGTGCAGTCGCATCTGAAGAAAATGAGGGATTGATTCACATTGATTCGGAAGTTTCTAAGAATGCAAAATATGTGGTGTGCGTGGATCCTCTTGATGGTTCATCAAACATCGATGTGAATGTTTCCATCGGAACAATATTTTCTATTTATCGTCGTACTTCATTCAGTGGCAAAGTAGAAGACAAGGATTACCTGCAAAGAGGAACTGAACAAGTTGCCGCAGGCTATATCATTTATGGTTCATCAACTATGCTTGTTTACACAACCGGAAAAGGTGTGAATGGCTTTACACTTGATCCGAGTATTGGTGAGTTTTGTCTTTCACATCCCGACATGGTTTGTCCAAAGAATGGAGTTATTTACAGCATCAACGAAGGAAACTATGTGCATTTTCCGGATGGAGTCAAGCAATATATAAAGTTTGTGCAGGTTGAAGACAGCAAAACCAATCGTCCGTATTCATCAAGATATATAGGATCACTTGTAGCTGATTTTCATCGGAATCTTTTAAAGGGCGGAATTTTCATTTATCCATCTACGTTAAAGTCGCCCAAAGGAAAACTTCGCATTTTGTACGAATGCAATCCGCTTGCCTTCATCATTGAACAGGCCGGTGGTAAAGCATCGGATGGTTTCCGCAGGATACTTGATCTACAACCGACTTCATTACATCAGCGAACTCCTTTGTTTATCGGTTCAGCCGAAATGGTTACCATGGCGGAAGAATTCATGATGAAGTACTCACCGGTGATGGCGCAGTAAGGATCTCTCTTTTATTTATATTCAGAGAGAAATATTCCAATACTATTTTATCGAATTAATTTTTTTGTTCATCCTGATCCAGGCGGATACGGAATGCATATGCAATTCTGAAAAGTGTACCGTCGGTGGTTTTAAATTCAGGATAAGTGGTATCGCCATTGATGCGCTGACCTGGTTTTATCCTGCGCAGAATAGTATGTCCTGCTTCCAGTGAAATGACATGGTTTTTGGCGATGTAAAAATCCAGGAATAATCGAAGTTGATTGTCGCTGTTTTTGAGGAATTGATGAGGCCCGCCTCGATAGCTACTGGTGATGGAACGGAACAAAGCTCCACCACGAAGAATGGATGAAAATTTATATTCAATATTCATACTTCCCGGAAGTATACCATACACTTTGACGCGATCCGAAGGTCTGTAATCAATTCCCAGCAGAGGAACAAAAAATGGTCCGAAAAACTCACTGTTATAATAGAGACCAAATTTATAGATTAGGTTTTTTTTCTTTTCATAAGCCATGATGGCCGCAGCACCGAGTTGGTACGAATCTTCTTTCCAATTATCTTTTACGTTTGCATTCGATCTTCCAACCACAAGAAAAGTGGATTTCCAGAGACTGTTTTTCCATTTGTGAACGAAAGCTACCGGCAAACGGAAACCCTGAACAGATGCGGAAGGAGTGGAATCCTGAAAACTTAAAAAATAATTTTCGTACCCCGGACTAAAAACAAGTACATCTTCTTTGAGTTTTAGTGGGATCGAAAGATCAGCGCACGTATAGGAAGAGCGAATTTCCTTTTTATTTTTTTCTGCTGATTTTACCGGAAAACTATAGGTATTTGAAACGGAAAGCACATCAAAAAAAGGTTGTGCATTTATACCTTTCGTAGCAAACAGAAAGAGTAGGAGAAGAATTACTTTGAAATGGTTCATGTCGGCACCTGATCTACAAATAAACGGAACGAGGTGGTTTTTTCCTATTCAGAAGAGATTTATTCCGCTTTCAGTGTCAGGGATTATTTTTCCATTTCGTCGAAAGTGTTTGCCTGAATTTCCTTAAATCTTCCGACCTTTGTAAAAGGGTATTTGCCCTGATTTTATGAATAAAGAGGAATTGCTGGGATTTTATACATCCCGGCCTATTGTTATTTCTATTAAATCCAGACTGTTAGAGCCGTTCGCGCACCGGATCCGGCTGGAAGGCTTATCCGGTTCTTCGGATGCTCTTATTGCCGCGGCTATTACTGCAGGAGAGCCCCGGACCCATGTGATTGTATTGAACGACCGGGAAGAAGCCGCTTATTTCCTGAACAACCTGGAAAATCTGCGCGATGAAAATCCGCCTCTATATTTTCCTTCTTCATACAAGAAATCTTTTCAAATAGAAGAGCTGGACAATGCAAATGTCCTGATGCGCGCTGAAGTACTAGGGCGTCTCAACCGTGGATCCAATACTTTGGTTGTTACCTATCCCGACGCTATCTGCGAAAAAGTAGTGACCCGTCACAACCTCGAGAAGAATTCCATCGAGATGCGTATTGGGGAGAAAATATCTGTTGAGTTCATCACTGAATTTTTACTTCATCATGAGTTTGAAAATGTCGACTTCGTTGCACAGGCAGGAGAGTTCTCTGTTCGCGGAGGTATTGTCGATATTTTTTCTTTCGCGTTTGAATTGCCTTATCGGATAGAATTTTACGGGGATGAAGTGGAGAGCATCCGCACTTTTGATCCGGGAACACAGCTGTCGGTGCAGGCGATGAACCACATTACCATCATGCCCAATGTGCAAAAGAAGCTGGTGGAGGATAGCCGCGCTTCTTTTTTTGATTTCATTCCGCCTTCCGCTGTTGTCTGGTTCAAGGACATGAATGCCGCTGTGACTTATATTGAACAACAGATTGAAAAAGTAAAAGAAAATATCCGGGAGACAAAAACATATTCTCCGGATGATTTGAATTTGATATTCGATACTCCGGCGGAATTGCTTAGCAGGTTTGAGAAATTTCCTGTTGTAGAATTCGGGCGCAGGTTTTATTATACTTCAGGTGAGTCGTTTTCTTTTCACATTTCACCACAACCATCTTTCAATAAAAATTTTGGATTACTGATCGGTAACCTGCAGAAAAATCAGGAGCAGGGAATAAAAAATATTCTATTCGCGGATTCTCCCAGGCAAATCGAAAGATTGTATGCCATCTTTGATGACCTTGAAAAAAAGAATCAACTTAAGAATAAAGTCGAATTTACAACATTGCATTTGTCCCTCCACGAGGGCTTTGTTGACCATGAAATGAAACTGGCCTGTTACACGGATCACCAGATCTTTGACAGGTATCATCGTTTTCGTTTAAAGAAAAATTACAGCAGAAGTGAAGCTTTAACGATTAAGGAATTATCCGGATTGAAACCCGGTGATTATGTAACTCACATTGATCATGGTGTCGGACGCTTTGCAGGTCTGGAGATGATTGATGTGAATGGCAAGCCACAGGAGGCTGTCAGACTGGTTTACAGAGACAATGATATTTTGTATGTGAGCATTCATTCACTGCATCGTATCGCGAAATATTCCGGGAAAGACGGAGCAGTACCTTCGCTGCACAAACTCGGATCTTCAGCGTGGTCCACTTTAAAACAGAAAACCAAGAAACGAGTCAAAGACATCGCGAAGGATCTGATCGCTTTGTACGCGAAACGAAAAGCGACACGAGGATTCGCGTTTTCACCGGATACTTATTTGCAAAATGAACTGGAAGCTAGTTTTATCTATGAAGATACCCCCGACCAGGTAAAATCCACTCGTGATGTAAAACGGGACATGGAAAAGGAATATCCCATGGATCGTCTGGTTTGTGGGGATGTAGGCTTTGGTAAAACGGAAGTCGCGATCAGAGCTGCCTTCAAAGCAGTGACGGATGGAAAGCAAGCCGCGGTATTGGTGCCGACTACCATTCTTGCCTTGCAACATTACAATACATTTAGAGACCGGCTGAAGGATTTTCCGTGTACAGTTGATTACATCAATCGTTTTAAGAGCGCCGCGAAGCAAAAGGAAACATTGGAAAAACTTGCTTCGGGTAAAATTGATATCATCATCGGAACACATCGTTTGCTTGGCAAGGATGTGAAATTTAAAGACCTC of the Bacteroidota bacterium genome contains:
- a CDS encoding aspartate kinase, which translates into the protein MKVFKFGGASVKDAESVKNVASILSLHKKERLIVVISAMGKMTNALEKVVHAYYNQDPELKNYIDEIRKFHFSIVDDLGFPENHSLRHDLENCLVEIDWATEEPPSRGYGFSYDQIVAQGELMSTKIISAYLSSFGIANAWLDVRDVLQTDNTYREAKVNWELTGQLIRNRIPQLHADNNIILTQGFIGATSENFTTTLGREGSDYTAAIFSYCLDAKEMIVWKDVPGVLSADPRYSQDSVKLEQVSYHDAIELTYYGATVIHPKTIKPLENKHIPLRVCSFKAPNEKGTSVGNYQATKPLVPCFIYKPSQLLISISAKDFSFIAEASLHKIFGLFADLKIKINLMQNSAISFSVCVDNDPFKIPELLIELQKDFRVLYNEDLMLVTVRHYYPSTIEQLTKGKKVLLEQRSRQTAQVVLKELK
- a CDS encoding GNAT family N-acetyltransferase, with the protein product MDEIIIRKGRKEDLSDVLRLVYELADFEKAPDAVTNTIADMETDGFGPHPVFEFYVAEVNKEIAGIALYYIKYSTWKGKGLYLDDLIVTEKLRGKGIGKKLLDAFMLEAQKADAKQVHWQVLDWNTPAIDFYKKVGASIEAEWLDCKMSDEQIYNYKP
- the serA gene encoding phosphoglycerate dehydrogenase; its protein translation is MSKSTTFPKEKIKILLLEGVHPASLKLFKDHGYTDIETISAALSDADLKKKISQVHLLGIRSKTQLTKEIIAAGSRLLGIGAFCIGTNQIDMNSAIENGIAVFNSPFSNTRSVAELVIAHCINLMRRVIEKNDAAHRGEWLKEASGSFEVRGKTLGIVGYGHIGSQVSVLAENMGMKVIFYDVEPKLSLGNASSVKTLDELLKQSDIVTLHVPGLSTTKNLINDQRLAKMKKGACLINYSRGDVVDIPAVKKSIDSGKLGGFAVDVFPSEPKSNKDPFVSPLQGLSNVILTPHIGGSTAEAQENIGLDVAGKLISFLETGSTTGSLSVPALSLPVQYDAHRLLHIHKNVPGVLGEINGKLSHLNVNILGQYLKTNNQIGYVVLDVDKKTSAKAMEELKKVKHTIRVRELY
- the fbp gene encoding class 1 fructose-bisphosphatase, coding for MNKVTTLGQFIIERQTDFPYAKGELSRLLRDIGIAAKIVNREVNKAGLVDILGEFGTVNVQGEKVKKLDVYANEQFIAALSAGGETCAVASEENEGLIHIDSEVSKNAKYVVCVDPLDGSSNIDVNVSIGTIFSIYRRTSFSGKVEDKDYLQRGTEQVAAGYIIYGSSTMLVYTTGKGVNGFTLDPSIGEFCLSHPDMVCPKNGVIYSINEGNYVHFPDGVKQYIKFVQVEDSKTNRPYSSRYIGSLVADFHRNLLKGGIFIYPSTLKSPKGKLRILYECNPLAFIIEQAGGKASDGFRRILDLQPTSLHQRTPLFIGSAEMVTMAEEFMMKYSPVMAQ